In one window of Acaryochloris thomasi RCC1774 DNA:
- a CDS encoding N-acetylmuramoyl-L-alanine amidase — MRRILGLAFMALAVTSFPVNAGESLKVVYPIDGHTTSAEKIFFIGTAPADGSVTINGQQIANRSPSGNFAPSLPLKPGENTFTLQHGKQTVTLNIIRTVTDPTETGFSTLAPTTDITRQSQEPICFSAVAPPESDVSVKIGGQTLTLQSQTSSALPPNSAVLTDQNQPASASGQYQGCTTFIKPGKLGSPLFQLRTDGQTIKQKGPGSVEILDTTFETIEVLSEQGVARTGPSTNHSRLTPLPQGTRARVTGKEGEWLRLDYGGWIKAAETQALPPGLLPQATIRSFRSRIIPNWTEVVFPLTTAVPISVDQRGSTFSLTLHNATAETDTNAIKDDPIIERLDWSQPDPSKIQYHFQFKSNQQWGYKLRYEGTNLVLSLRHPPASLSTTRSGSTSLALLSSSRGRSDPPTLSPESLVHSRNRAPGSEVSPYLNGVKILLDAGHGGAETGAVGPTGIPEKTINLQVTKLLQQELQQRGATVLMTREEDVDVSLGDRVQMIQTQDPNIALSIHYNALPDSGDAINTAGIGMFWYHAQSHHPSQFLYEYLVTELDRPRYGVFWNNLALTRPTAAPAVLLELGFMINPTEFEWISDPQAQRQLASTLADGITAWFLTQATQAPAP, encoded by the coding sequence ATGCGGCGCATTTTAGGACTAGCATTCATGGCTCTGGCTGTGACATCATTCCCTGTTAATGCAGGGGAATCTCTCAAAGTCGTTTATCCCATCGATGGACACACCACGTCAGCCGAGAAAATCTTCTTTATCGGTACAGCCCCTGCAGATGGCAGCGTTACGATTAACGGCCAACAGATTGCGAACCGAAGCCCCAGCGGTAATTTTGCCCCCAGCCTCCCGCTGAAACCTGGGGAAAATACATTCACGCTCCAGCATGGGAAGCAAACGGTCACCCTGAACATTATCCGCACAGTTACTGACCCTACGGAGACCGGCTTCAGTACGCTAGCCCCCACCACTGATATTACTCGTCAGTCCCAAGAGCCCATTTGCTTTAGTGCCGTTGCTCCCCCAGAGTCAGATGTCTCAGTCAAAATAGGAGGCCAAACGCTTACGCTTCAGAGCCAGACTAGTAGCGCCCTTCCGCCTAATTCAGCAGTGTTGACCGACCAAAACCAGCCAGCCAGCGCCAGCGGCCAATACCAAGGCTGCACAACCTTCATAAAGCCAGGGAAGCTAGGCTCACCCCTCTTTCAACTCCGCACAGACGGCCAAACCATCAAGCAAAAAGGACCGGGCAGCGTTGAGATTCTCGACACTACCTTTGAAACGATAGAAGTGCTGAGCGAGCAAGGTGTCGCTCGCACTGGCCCCAGCACCAATCACTCGCGGCTTACCCCCCTACCCCAAGGAACCCGCGCTCGGGTCACGGGCAAAGAAGGTGAATGGCTACGGCTCGACTACGGTGGCTGGATTAAAGCCGCAGAGACACAGGCACTTCCCCCAGGTCTGCTGCCCCAGGCCACGATTCGCAGCTTTCGCAGTCGCATCATCCCTAACTGGACTGAGGTTGTATTCCCGCTCACAACAGCAGTACCAATTTCAGTTGATCAGCGGGGTAGTACCTTTTCTCTCACGCTCCACAATGCCACTGCAGAAACCGATACCAACGCCATTAAAGACGACCCGATCATTGAACGCCTAGATTGGTCGCAGCCAGATCCGAGTAAAATCCAGTACCACTTTCAGTTCAAATCCAATCAGCAATGGGGTTATAAGCTGCGCTACGAAGGCACGAATTTAGTCCTCTCTTTACGCCATCCCCCTGCTTCGCTTAGCACTACACGTTCAGGTTCTACGTCATTAGCCCTATTGAGCAGTTCTCGTGGACGATCAGATCCACCGACTCTATCGCCAGAAAGCCTTGTCCACAGCAGGAATCGAGCGCCAGGGTCTGAAGTTTCTCCTTATCTCAATGGCGTCAAAATTCTGCTGGATGCTGGTCATGGCGGTGCGGAGACAGGGGCTGTGGGGCCAACAGGTATACCCGAGAAAACAATCAACCTACAGGTCACCAAACTTCTGCAGCAGGAACTCCAGCAACGGGGCGCGACAGTTCTAATGACGCGCGAAGAGGATGTGGATGTGTCGCTAGGCGATCGAGTCCAAATGATTCAGACTCAAGATCCGAACATTGCCCTCAGCATCCACTACAACGCTCTCCCCGACAGCGGCGACGCCATCAACACTGCCGGAATCGGCATGTTTTGGTATCACGCTCAAAGCCACCATCCCTCGCAGTTCCTCTATGAATATCTCGTAACCGAGCTAGACCGTCCCCGATACGGTGTTTTTTGGAATAACCTAGCCCTCACTCGCCCCACCGCCGCTCCCGCCGTTCTACTGGAGCTAGGGTTTATGATCAATCCAACCGAGTTCGAGTGGATCAGCGACCCGCAAGCGCAACGTCAGCTGGCGTCAACCTTAGCGGATGGCATCACGGCTTGGTTCCTGACGCAAGCAACGCAAGCCCCCGCTCCATAA
- a CDS encoding tellurite resistance TerB family protein — translation MTSEQQQQHRLILQILMGSAWADQHLEPQEVSYLQNLLQRYHLSHDSELQSLLENPVSPQQTENWIVAYLRNADEEERLILLAKIGKLLISDDDVSDSEHDLLDRYYELMDRTPHHSEAIPKLVKTLGQFVRDSIKTISELAER, via the coding sequence ATGACCTCAGAACAACAGCAGCAGCACCGCCTCATTCTCCAGATCCTCATGGGGTCTGCCTGGGCCGATCAGCATTTAGAGCCGCAGGAAGTGAGCTACCTGCAGAACTTACTCCAGCGTTATCATCTCAGCCATGATTCTGAGCTGCAGTCCCTTCTAGAAAACCCTGTTTCTCCCCAGCAGACTGAGAACTGGATCGTGGCCTACCTCAGAAACGCAGACGAAGAAGAGCGCCTGATCCTGCTGGCTAAAATTGGCAAGCTTTTGATCTCTGACGACGATGTTTCAGACAGTGAACATGACCTACTCGATCGCTACTACGAACTCATGGACCGCACACCGCACCATAGCGAAGCCATTCCTAAACTAGTGAAGACGCTGGGTCAGTTTGTCCGTGACTCGATAAAGACCATTAGCGAGCTTGCTGAGCGATAG
- a CDS encoding M23 family metallopeptidase, with the protein MRLQRSRSCTIVIPRSGKKSLKLSVQLLPLALGASIAIISPLAWLGRTFYTLHKNNSELSESTAEVLEELEDLDAEVEKLQERAGLKNEQQRSERLPQNLTFRPQGGKGGALIPDPEAAASRLQIVREQLPKLAKRLEAKVKPALEKTLKDEEARFVATPQGMPVAGIPEISSEFGPRPGVFGGAREMHNGMDFLGPHGTPIYATGDGVVSRAAYFGGFGNTVEIQHGYGYRSLYAHMTKLAVPEKAKVKRGQIIGFMGSTGRSSGTHLHYTIYKNDKAIDPKSYILADVEVSSTIAQQAR; encoded by the coding sequence ATGCGCTTGCAAAGATCACGGTCCTGCACAATTGTTATCCCGCGTTCGGGGAAGAAATCTCTTAAACTTTCTGTTCAATTGCTCCCGCTGGCCCTAGGGGCTTCTATCGCCATTATCTCTCCGTTAGCTTGGCTGGGTAGAACGTTCTACACACTACACAAGAACAACAGCGAGCTATCTGAGTCCACGGCAGAGGTTTTAGAAGAGCTTGAAGATCTAGACGCAGAAGTCGAAAAGCTCCAGGAGCGGGCTGGGTTAAAAAATGAGCAGCAGAGAAGTGAGCGGCTGCCCCAAAATCTAACCTTCCGACCCCAAGGTGGCAAGGGTGGTGCGTTGATTCCTGACCCTGAGGCTGCTGCGTCTCGACTGCAGATTGTGCGGGAGCAGTTGCCGAAGCTTGCCAAACGGCTAGAGGCCAAAGTGAAACCTGCTTTGGAAAAAACGCTCAAAGATGAAGAAGCTCGGTTTGTGGCGACACCTCAGGGAATGCCCGTGGCTGGAATCCCAGAAATCTCGTCTGAATTTGGGCCTCGCCCCGGTGTTTTTGGGGGCGCGCGCGAGATGCACAATGGTATGGATTTTCTGGGCCCTCATGGAACCCCCATCTACGCAACAGGAGATGGCGTGGTTTCACGGGCCGCGTACTTTGGCGGTTTTGGCAACACTGTTGAAATCCAGCATGGCTATGGATACAGAAGTCTCTACGCTCATATGACGAAGTTAGCCGTGCCCGAGAAGGCTAAAGTCAAGCGAGGACAGATCATCGGCTTTATGGGGAGTACGGGTCGGTCTTCTGGCACGCACCTGCATTACACCATCTATAAGAATGACAAGGCGATCGATCCGAAGTCTTACATCTTGGCCGACGTGGAAGTATCGTCGACTATCGCTCAGCAAGCTCGCTAA
- a CDS encoding S-(hydroxymethyl)glutathione dehydrogenase/class III alcohol dehydrogenase, translating into MDVKAAVAHGAGQPLTIETVQLEGPKAGEVLIELKATGVCHTDAFTLSGEDPEGLFPAILGHEGAGVVVEVGPEVKSLKPGDHVIPLYTPECRACSYCLSGKTNLCQAIRSTQGKGLMPDGSSRFSLNGQMLHHYMGTSTFANYTVLPEIAVAKIREDAPFDKVCLIGCGVTTGIGAVVNTAKVEPGANVVVFGLGGIGLNVIQAARMVGADRIVGVDLNPEKKALAEKMGMTHFVNPKEVDGDLVAYLVELTKGGADYSFECIGNVEVMRQALECCHKGWGESIIIGVAGAGQEISTRPFQLVTGRVWKGSAFGGAKGRTDVPKIVDWYMDGKIEIDPLVTHTLPLKKINDAFNLMHAGESIRSVVTF; encoded by the coding sequence ATGGATGTGAAAGCCGCTGTAGCCCATGGGGCGGGTCAACCGTTAACCATCGAGACCGTCCAATTAGAAGGACCGAAGGCCGGAGAAGTCCTGATTGAACTGAAGGCCACAGGCGTTTGCCATACGGATGCCTTTACGCTGTCTGGAGAGGATCCTGAGGGTCTGTTCCCTGCCATCTTGGGTCACGAGGGAGCAGGCGTTGTGGTTGAAGTGGGTCCCGAGGTCAAAAGCCTGAAGCCAGGGGATCACGTCATTCCGCTTTATACGCCTGAATGTCGAGCCTGTAGCTATTGTCTCAGCGGTAAAACCAACCTTTGTCAGGCGATTCGGTCCACGCAGGGCAAAGGGCTAATGCCCGATGGCAGCAGCCGATTTTCGCTCAATGGTCAGATGCTGCACCACTATATGGGCACCTCTACTTTTGCCAACTACACCGTATTGCCTGAAATTGCTGTGGCAAAAATCAGAGAAGACGCCCCCTTCGACAAGGTGTGCCTGATTGGATGCGGTGTCACCACGGGAATCGGTGCTGTCGTTAACACCGCCAAAGTCGAACCAGGTGCAAATGTCGTCGTCTTTGGACTAGGCGGCATTGGTCTGAACGTGATCCAGGCGGCTCGTATGGTGGGTGCAGATCGAATTGTGGGCGTCGACCTCAATCCAGAGAAAAAGGCACTGGCAGAAAAAATGGGCATGACCCACTTTGTGAACCCCAAAGAGGTCGATGGCGATCTGGTGGCTTATCTCGTGGAGCTAACCAAGGGTGGGGCCGACTATAGCTTTGAGTGCATCGGCAACGTTGAAGTCATGCGTCAGGCCCTAGAATGTTGTCATAAGGGCTGGGGCGAAAGCATCATTATTGGGGTCGCAGGAGCGGGGCAAGAAATTAGCACCCGCCCTTTCCAATTAGTGACCGGCCGCGTCTGGAAAGGGAGCGCTTTCGGCGGGGCCAAGGGACGCACCGATGTCCCTAAAATTGTGGACTGGTACATGGACGGCAAGATTGAGATTGATCCCTTGGTGACCCACACTTTGCCTTTGAAAAAAATCAACGATGCTTTTAACCTCATGCATGCCGGAGAGTCTATTCGCAGCGTGGTGACTTTCTAA
- a CDS encoding phytanoyl-CoA dioxygenase family protein: MNRQQCSDELELNGFTVVRDCLPSTTVAMLLEQILQVGPCTVARSRGGQLYAVRNLLTAVPQIKSLAFSEPLQGLARNLLGSQARPVKGILFDKHETSNWKVPWHQDQIITVQNYAEAPGFGPWSTKHGFHAVQPPVEVLEQMIAFRIHLDDCSVINGALKVIPGSHLQGKLSAEQISQYRKQAAVMCEARMGDVLIMRPLLLHQSSAGSRPSHRRVIHLEYAATDLPGDLKWPE; encoded by the coding sequence ATGAACCGTCAGCAATGCTCTGATGAGCTTGAACTCAACGGCTTTACCGTCGTTAGAGACTGTTTGCCTAGCACCACGGTCGCGATGCTTTTAGAGCAAATCTTACAGGTGGGGCCTTGCACCGTTGCTCGGAGCCGTGGAGGTCAACTCTATGCGGTGCGTAATTTGCTTACGGCGGTCCCCCAGATTAAGTCATTGGCTTTCAGTGAGCCTCTGCAAGGACTGGCAAGAAACCTACTGGGTTCTCAGGCCAGGCCCGTGAAAGGAATTTTGTTTGATAAACACGAGACATCCAACTGGAAGGTGCCGTGGCATCAAGATCAGATCATCACAGTGCAAAATTATGCTGAGGCACCAGGCTTTGGTCCCTGGTCTACCAAACATGGTTTTCATGCTGTGCAGCCTCCGGTTGAGGTTCTTGAACAAATGATTGCGTTCAGGATTCACCTAGATGACTGTTCTGTAATTAATGGTGCCTTGAAGGTTATTCCAGGGAGTCATCTTCAAGGAAAGCTATCTGCTGAGCAGATTTCTCAATATCGAAAACAAGCTGCTGTAATGTGTGAGGCCAGGATGGGTGATGTGTTGATCATGCGGCCGCTGCTTCTGCATCAATCTTCTGCAGGATCACGGCCTAGCCACCGCCGCGTCATTCATTTGGAGTACGCAGCAACAGATTTGCCAGGAGATTTGAAGTGGCCTGAGTAG
- a CDS encoding DUF4351 domain-containing protein yields the protein MIEHDRLFKELITTFFVEFIDLFFPKTAVAIDSKTIEFLDQGKEAEADQNSIFVKTRLRMREACFWISIESQGKSDIDFNRRIFHKYAQLDATYNLPIYPIILFPIDPPQRPEPNYYRVEFVDRKVMDFNFLTLQMSRLNWRDFLKRRNPVAAALMTTMNVKISDKPAVKAECLRLLATLKLDAGRLKVVSNFIDTYLKLSEAEEQVFKREVERMGLLEREQVMDLVSGAGQQQQTLEAGAKQEALSLVIRLLNRRLSGLNPELAERVQRLPVNQVEDLGEALLDFGNEEDLRNWLDQPR from the coding sequence ATGATCGAGCACGATCGGTTGTTTAAAGAGTTAATTACCACGTTCTTCGTGGAATTTATTGATCTGTTTTTTCCGAAGACAGCGGTTGCTATTGACTCAAAAACGATTGAGTTTCTTGATCAGGGTAAAGAAGCAGAGGCCGATCAAAACAGCATTTTTGTGAAAACTCGCCTCAGAATGAGAGAGGCCTGCTTCTGGATCAGCATTGAGAGCCAAGGGAAATCAGATATTGACTTCAATCGCCGCATCTTCCACAAGTACGCGCAGTTAGATGCGACCTATAATCTACCGATCTATCCGATCATCCTGTTCCCGATTGATCCGCCGCAGCGTCCTGAACCCAACTATTATCGCGTTGAATTTGTGGACCGTAAGGTCATGGATTTCAACTTTCTAACACTGCAGATGTCTCGACTTAATTGGCGAGACTTTCTTAAGCGACGTAATCCGGTGGCTGCGGCACTAATGACGACGATGAATGTCAAAATATCGGATAAGCCTGCGGTCAAAGCAGAATGCCTCCGGCTGTTGGCAACGCTGAAGCTAGATGCAGGCCGCCTTAAGGTCGTGTCGAACTTTATTGATACCTATCTCAAGCTCAGTGAAGCTGAGGAACAAGTGTTCAAGCGTGAAGTTGAACGCATGGGGCTGCTAGAACGAGAGCAGGTCATGGACTTGGTCTCTGGCGCGGGGCAGCAGCAGCAGACTCTAGAGGCAGGTGCCAAGCAAGAGGCTCTGTCGCTCGTCATCCGGTTGCTCAATCGGCGGCTCAGTGGTCTGAACCCAGAGTTAGCAGAGCGAGTGCAGCGCTTGCCCGTTAATCAGGTGGAAGACTTAGGGGAAGCCCTGCTAGATTTCGGCAACGAAGAGGATTTGAGAAATTGGCTTGATCAGCCTCGATAG
- a CDS encoding 7-carboxy-7-deazaguanine synthase QueE gives MSNAVPTSISTPDALTSSALTTAALVEIFSAIQGEGVNVGTRQIFIRFGGCDLRCRFCDSVHTWHPSETCRIEQTPGLRDFVTYPNPISQTQLLTWIAQQNQPNLHDSISLTGGEPLLHADFLRLFLPQLRDSIHLPIYLETGGHRPQDLQTLLPYLDLIGMDLKLPSVSGETHWREHSQCLKLCQQARIDVFCKVIVAQHTDPEDLQQVLQTIATISPNIPVYLQPVTPLPQSIMQPPTPAQVLQWQADLKQRLKTVRVVPQTHKMLDQL, from the coding sequence ATGTCGAATGCGGTCCCAACTTCTATCTCCACTCCAGACGCATTGACGTCCAGTGCATTGACGACAGCAGCTCTTGTGGAGATCTTCTCAGCTATTCAGGGCGAAGGCGTCAATGTCGGCACGAGGCAAATTTTCATCCGCTTCGGGGGCTGCGATCTGCGCTGCCGCTTTTGCGATAGCGTCCATACTTGGCACCCCAGCGAGACCTGTCGCATTGAGCAAACTCCTGGTCTCCGGGACTTCGTGACCTATCCGAACCCCATCTCGCAGACCCAGCTCCTGACCTGGATTGCCCAGCAAAATCAGCCGAACCTCCATGACAGCATCAGCCTGACGGGTGGGGAACCTCTACTCCATGCCGATTTTTTACGCCTCTTCCTGCCACAACTTCGTGACTCCATCCATCTGCCTATTTATCTAGAGACAGGGGGGCATCGCCCTCAAGATCTGCAAACGTTATTGCCCTATCTAGATCTGATTGGAATGGATCTCAAACTCCCCAGCGTTAGCGGTGAGACCCACTGGCGAGAGCATTCCCAGTGCCTCAAACTGTGTCAGCAGGCCCGCATCGATGTTTTCTGTAAAGTGATCGTCGCGCAGCACACAGACCCAGAAGACCTCCAGCAAGTCCTACAAACTATCGCCACAATCAGTCCGAATATCCCCGTCTATTTGCAGCCAGTGACCCCTCTCCCCCAGAGCATCATGCAGCCTCCAACTCCAGCCCAAGTGCTGCAGTGGCAAGCGGACCTCAAGCAGAGACTCAAAACGGTGCGTGTGGTACCGCAAACGCACAAGATGCTTGATCAGCTTTAG
- a CDS encoding serine protease has translation MNRSSLLLSGLLGTTTALVWICPQATALSSRAISQIAKGTTVRIISQTAGSGVLIKQEGNTYTVLTAAHVVASADDYEVITPDGSRAQPTTIKKLPEVDLALVQFTSNQTHSVVELGDSGQVSEGSLSYVSGFPLRTEAISETIYNFTEGKITANAGRALQDGYALVYSNNTLPGMSGGPVLNEQGKLIGIHGRADTTERVQDQSLNPDIYIKSGFNLGIPTRTFLQLAPKTGLNLGFATPTQQTASQTTADDYFLQAQAQIDREEYEDAIATLTQAIDLNPDYSAAYAQRGFAQARLAKASAALADSEQAIRLDPQNFRAYLVRGLVRSRIGETQEALADAEKGVSLQPNFAGSYGLRGTLRLLLEDYSGAVTDLKKTAELMRSQGNTAQAESIEQGITVFSKLQQGKGTFNHYLARAAVRIQLKDIQGAASDFQDAAALAQQQRQLPQYLIAKSMLRITDASIARRYATQDDPQTTFPNAEGMLVQLNQALRNDPNDGNSYRFRGTLLAELFNRPQQALADIQKAAAYFQDQKDTTNYQLMTSYIEALK, from the coding sequence ATGAATCGATCTAGTCTGCTGCTCTCAGGCTTGCTGGGTACTACAACAGCTTTAGTGTGGATCTGTCCTCAAGCCACCGCTCTCAGCTCACGGGCCATTAGCCAAATTGCCAAGGGCACTACAGTTAGAATTATTAGTCAAACGGCAGGCTCAGGTGTACTCATCAAGCAAGAGGGCAATACCTACACTGTCTTAACCGCCGCTCACGTCGTGGCATCCGCCGATGATTATGAGGTAATTACCCCCGATGGCAGTCGTGCGCAACCGACCACGATTAAGAAGCTCCCCGAAGTCGATTTAGCTTTAGTGCAGTTCACCAGCAATCAGACTCATTCAGTGGTCGAACTGGGCGACTCAGGACAGGTCTCAGAAGGCTCTCTCAGCTATGTCTCGGGGTTTCCGCTGCGAACGGAGGCAATCTCAGAGACAATTTACAACTTCACTGAGGGCAAAATTACCGCCAATGCTGGACGCGCGCTACAGGATGGCTATGCGCTGGTCTATTCCAACAACACGCTACCGGGCATGAGCGGCGGACCGGTCCTCAACGAGCAGGGGAAGCTGATTGGCATCCACGGTCGGGCTGACACAACCGAAAGGGTTCAAGATCAGAGTCTCAACCCCGATATTTATATTAAGAGCGGCTTCAATCTAGGCATTCCCACGCGCACGTTTCTGCAGCTCGCGCCTAAAACTGGTTTGAATTTAGGATTTGCCACACCCACGCAGCAAACCGCATCCCAAACAACAGCGGATGACTACTTTCTACAGGCTCAGGCTCAGATTGATCGGGAAGAGTATGAAGATGCGATCGCAACCCTAACCCAGGCTATCGATCTCAACCCCGACTACTCCGCCGCCTATGCCCAAAGAGGGTTCGCTCAAGCTCGACTCGCAAAAGCCTCCGCTGCCCTCGCCGACAGCGAGCAGGCTATTCGCTTAGATCCTCAAAATTTCAGAGCTTATTTGGTGCGGGGTTTGGTTCGCAGCCGCATTGGTGAAACCCAAGAAGCACTAGCCGATGCCGAAAAAGGCGTCAGCCTGCAGCCCAACTTTGCCGGTAGCTACGGGCTACGAGGGACCCTTCGACTGCTGCTCGAAGACTATTCGGGAGCCGTGACTGATTTGAAAAAGACAGCGGAGTTGATGCGATCTCAAGGCAACACCGCTCAGGCCGAAAGCATTGAGCAGGGAATTACCGTATTCAGTAAGCTTCAACAAGGGAAAGGCACCTTCAACCACTACCTAGCCCGTGCCGCCGTCCGCATTCAGCTTAAAGATATCCAGGGAGCCGCCTCAGACTTTCAGGATGCCGCAGCCTTGGCCCAACAGCAGCGCCAGTTACCTCAATACCTAATCGCTAAAAGCATGTTGAGAATTACCGACGCCAGCATTGCCCGACGTTACGCAACCCAAGACGATCCTCAGACCACCTTCCCCAACGCCGAGGGAATGCTCGTACAGCTCAATCAAGCCCTTCGCAATGATCCCAATGACGGCAACTCCTATCGGTTTCGAGGCACGCTCCTAGCCGAACTTTTCAACCGTCCGCAGCAGGCCCTCGCTGATATTCAGAAGGCCGCAGCCTACTTTCAAGATCAAAAAGACACCACCAATTATCAGCTCATGACCTCCTATATCGAAGCCCTGAAATAA
- a CDS encoding esterase-like activity of phytase family protein: protein MLHSKTLNWALAIVCCLICCGCSLPQVTAESRIFLNLDLEFVGDYALPQTSFEGTTVGGLSALTYDQRRDLIYALSDDRQQPRFYTLALNISEADQIEEITVETVTVLQDEQEQSVAPKVLDPEGIVLTPQDQLWISSEGVQTQSPPILAAFDLAQGSWQEQLKLPSHFLPALATDELETSEPPAPQGIADNRGFEALAISPEGDRIFTATELPLIQDVNPDDSDPKFYSRLLHYLVGDVRPLLISEYLYPLEPPTLGTGLNGLTELTTLDSGGHFLSLERSFSPLSGFNAKVFQIATGGATDTSSLEKLELPLQGVNPVFKQPLLNLRDLGMTLSNLEGMVSGPILSDGSRSLLLVSDNGFEAEQPTQFLLFRLKKKPQQSTSG from the coding sequence GTGCTGCATTCAAAAACACTAAACTGGGCGCTCGCCATTGTGTGCTGCCTGATCTGCTGTGGCTGTAGCCTGCCTCAGGTAACGGCTGAATCCAGAATCTTTTTGAATTTAGACCTGGAATTTGTTGGCGACTACGCGCTGCCTCAGACCTCTTTCGAGGGCACGACTGTGGGCGGACTTTCAGCGTTGACCTATGACCAGAGACGCGATCTCATCTACGCGCTCAGCGACGATCGTCAGCAGCCCCGCTTTTATACCCTAGCCCTGAACATCAGCGAAGCCGATCAGATTGAAGAGATCACCGTCGAAACGGTCACAGTCCTCCAAGATGAGCAGGAGCAATCTGTTGCCCCTAAAGTACTCGACCCCGAAGGCATTGTCCTCACGCCCCAAGACCAGCTTTGGATCTCCAGCGAAGGCGTCCAGACTCAAAGTCCACCGATTTTAGCCGCCTTTGATTTAGCCCAAGGCAGTTGGCAAGAACAACTCAAGCTACCAAGCCATTTTTTGCCCGCGTTGGCAACAGATGAGCTAGAGACCAGCGAACCGCCAGCACCTCAGGGAATTGCGGATAATCGTGGGTTTGAAGCTTTAGCCATCAGTCCAGAGGGCGATCGCATCTTCACAGCCACGGAGCTGCCCCTGATTCAAGACGTAAATCCCGATGACTCAGACCCTAAATTCTATAGTCGCCTGCTGCATTATCTGGTTGGCGATGTTCGCCCGCTGCTGATCTCTGAATACTTGTATCCGCTGGAGCCGCCCACCTTGGGCACGGGTCTCAATGGCCTCACGGAGCTGACCACCCTTGATAGTGGCGGTCATTTTCTGAGCTTAGAGCGCTCCTTTAGTCCTCTATCAGGATTTAATGCAAAAGTCTTTCAGATTGCCACAGGCGGTGCCACTGATACCTCTAGCTTAGAGAAGCTTGAGCTACCGCTGCAGGGCGTGAATCCGGTCTTTAAGCAGCCACTTTTAAATCTGAGAGATCTGGGAATGACGCTCAGCAATCTAGAGGGAATGGTGAGCGGGCCTATCTTGTCTGACGGCAGCCGAAGCCTGTTATTGGTAAGTGACAATGGTTTTGAAGCAGAGCAGCCGACTCAGTTTTTACTGTTTCGTCTCAAAAAGAAGCCTCAACAGTCCACTAGTGGGTAG